A window of the Sulfurihydrogenibium sp. genome harbors these coding sequences:
- the fbp gene encoding class 1 fructose-bisphosphatase, giving the protein MARIGMDLNSFILEQERLYPNATGSLSRALVAIESATKVIASHVRMAGLADILGMAGKKNIQGEEVQKLDELSNNLLIQYLSQSGEFFALASEELDEPIFPEEGKDAKYVIAFDPLDGSSNIDVNISIGTIFSIHRRVNSDVSDFLQEGYKQVAAGYVIYGSSTMLVLSTGNGVNGFTLDPAVGMYLLSHPNMKIPEKGKIYSINESNDKKWIDAGLKEYIESLKDEGYTSRYIGSMVADVHRTLIKGGIFAYPADVKNKNGKLRLLYEASPMAFLTVQAGGIATTGKEDILNIKPTDIHQRVPVFLGGKYEIEKLKSMLKNG; this is encoded by the coding sequence ATGGCAAGGATAGGTATGGACTTAAACAGTTTTATTTTAGAACAAGAAAGACTTTATCCAAATGCAACAGGGTCTTTATCCCGTGCATTGGTTGCTATAGAATCAGCTACAAAGGTTATTGCTTCTCATGTAAGAATGGCAGGATTGGCTGATATTCTTGGAATGGCGGGCAAAAAAAATATCCAAGGCGAAGAAGTTCAAAAGCTTGACGAGCTTTCAAACAATCTGCTTATTCAATACCTCTCTCAGTCAGGAGAATTTTTCGCCTTAGCTTCTGAAGAACTTGATGAGCCAATTTTCCCGGAAGAAGGAAAGGATGCTAAATACGTAATAGCTTTTGACCCGCTTGATGGTTCCTCCAACATTGATGTAAACATCAGTATAGGAACAATTTTCTCTATTCATAGAAGAGTAAATTCGGATGTTTCAGACTTCTTACAGGAAGGATATAAGCAGGTTGCGGCCGGATATGTAATCTATGGGTCTTCTACAATGCTTGTTTTATCAACAGGAAATGGCGTTAATGGCTTTACCTTAGACCCGGCGGTTGGTATGTATCTACTTTCTCATCCAAATATGAAAATACCAGAAAAAGGAAAGATTTACTCAATCAATGAATCCAACGATAAAAAATGGATTGACGCAGGATTAAAAGAGTACATAGAAAGTCTAAAAGATGAAGGCTACACATCAAGATACATCGGGTCTATGGTTGCAGACGTTCACAGAACGTTAATAAAAGGTGGAATTTTTGCTTATCCGGCGGATGTAAAAAATAAAAACGGAAAGCTAAGACTTTTATACGAAGCATCACCTATGGCATTTTTAACTGTCCAAGCCGGCGGAATAGCAACAACAGGAAAGGAAGATATATTAAACATCAAGCCAACAGATATACATCAAAGAGTGCCTGTTTTCTTAGGTGGAAAATATGAGATAGAAAAGTTAAAGAGTATGTTAAAAAATGGATAA